A single window of Oncorhynchus clarkii lewisi isolate Uvic-CL-2024 chromosome 10, UVic_Ocla_1.0, whole genome shotgun sequence DNA harbors:
- the LOC139419495 gene encoding proline-rich protein 7-like, whose amino-acid sequence MVMSQGTYTFLACFAGFWLVWALIVMLCCFCSFVQRRLKRRREERLREQCLRALEMESLECLGTAGLAGYPPSREPLQFCPPLTLSPPLHIPRSLPQGSWASPQETDVFGKPPCYEEAVLMEDPPPPYCEVLADSRGGTYTKLTPQASRLQQQEPETSKTPPVTVFSERGYSSLIRLPTARRWDSLGHLLSTMDLNHNNFPTEPLSLQAQATVTMPREGRTHTHPELGLRSIHGLQGLRGLEQSCGLPTAFPLLGRSTAV is encoded by the exons ATGGTGATGTCCCAGGGCACGTACACCTTCCTGGCCTGTTTCGCTGGGTTCTGGTTGGTGTGGGCTCTCATCGTCATGCTGTGCTGCTTCTGTAGCTTTGTCCAGCGtcgtctgaagaggaggagggaggagaggctgagggagCAGTGTCTAAGGGCCCTGGAGATGGAGTCACTGGAGTGCCTGGGCACTGCGGGGTTGGCTGGGTACCCTCCATCCAGAGAGCCCCTCCAGTTCTGCCCCCCGCTGACCCTCTCCCCACCGCTGCACATTCCCCGATCCCTCCCCCAGGGCAGCTGGGCCTCCCCACAAG AGACGGACGTGTTTGGGAAGCCCCCCTGCTACGAGGAGGCTGTTCTGATGGAGGACCCCCCTCCTCCCTACTGTGAAGTGCTGGCTGACAGCCGGGGGGGCACCTACACCAAGCTCACCCCCCAGGCCTCCAGGCTGCAGCAGCAGGAGCCTGAGACCTCCAAGACTCCCCCTGTCACAGTGTTCTCTGAGCGTGGCTACTCCTCCTTGATCCGCCTGCCCACCGCCCGACGCTGGGACTCCCTGGGTCACCTGCTCTCCACAATGGACCTCAACCACAACAACTTCCCCACGGAGCCCCTCTCTCTGCAGGCCCAGGCCACCGTCACCATGCCCCGCGAGGGCCGGACTCACACACACCCAGAGCTAGGGCTGAGGAGTATCCATGGGCTCCAGGGGCTCAGGGGGCTAGAGCAGAGTTGTGGCTTGCCCACAGCCTTCCCTCTGCTGGGTCGCAGCACAGCCGTGTAG